The DNA region GAGCATTTGCTTTTTGCTCTTTTAAAACTTAGCCCTGATTTTAAAGCGATTTTTGAAGAATTTGCTGATGGGGAATTTGAACTTTTGGAAACCGAGCTTAAAAACCATATCGCACAAAAAAATCAAATTTTACCCCAAAGTATAGATCCTGTAAATTCAGCTGTTCTTGATGATATTTTAAATTCTTTCGCTCACACAAATGGTGAGGATATAAAGATAGTTGATTTTTTAGAGAGTTTGAGCAAAGACGAGAGGACTTATTCTAAAATTTTACTTGAAAAGCATTCTTTAAATTTGCAAAAACTCAAAAAAGCAAGAACAGATGAGGATTTGGAGGCTATTACAAGCTTTACTACTGATCTTATAGAACTTGCTAAAAATAACAAAATCGATCCTTTAATCGGTCGTTCATTTGAACTTGAAAGAATGATACAAATTTTAAGCCGTAGAAAGAAAAATAATCCTATCTTAGTCGGCGAGGCAGGGGTTGGAAAAACGGCTATTGTTGATGGTTTAGCTCTTGCTATTTATGAAAAAAAAGTGCCAAAAAGCTTAGAGGATGCAAAAATTTATTCACTTGATATGGCTTCTTTGCTTTCAGGCACAAAATATAGAGGCGAGTTTGAAAAAAAGGTAAAAGATATAGTCGATCAGCTCAGTAAAATGCCAAATGCCATTTTGTTTATTGATGAAATTCATACCATAGTGGGAGCTGGAGCTGCTGGAGAAAGTCATGCTGATATGAGCAATCTCTTAAAACCCGCCCTAAGTAGCGGTTTGCTCAAGTGTATAGGGGCTACGACCTTTTTAGAATACAAAAATAGCTTCGATAAAAATAAGGCTTTAAGTAGGCGTTTTGCAAAGATTGATGTTGATGAGCCAAGTAAGGAAGAATGCTTGCAAATTTTAAAGGGTTTGAAGCCAAAATATGAGGAATTTCATCATATTAAATTTCAAGATGAAGTTCTTGAGGCAAGCGTTGAATTTGCAAAGAAATTCTTTCAAGATAAGTTTTTGCCTGATTCTGCTATTGATTTGATTGATGAACTTGGGGCTTCTTTTGCCTTGAGCAATCATCATAAAAAAACAGCAAATTTAAAAGATCTAGAACAAACCCTAGCAAGAATGACGCATTCACATAGGGTTTTTGAGCTTGATCAGGGCAAGCTTTTAAAAGAGCTTGAGATGAAGCTTAAAAAAAGGATTTTTGGACAAGATGAGGTTATAAAGGATCTTTGTTCTACCTTAAAACAAAGTTTTGCCGGACTTAAAAATGTTCATTCTCCAAGGGGTGTTTTCCTTTTTACAGGCTCAAGTGGGGTTGGAAAAACAG from Campylobacter sp. MIT 99-7217 includes:
- a CDS encoding AAA family ATPase; translation: MKYQEDLKKYLANAKHLSMINRHEFITCEHLLFALLKLSPDFKAIFEEFADGEFELLETELKNHIAQKNQILPQSIDPVNSAVLDDILNSFAHTNGEDIKIVDFLESLSKDERTYSKILLEKHSLNLQKLKKARTDEDLEAITSFTTDLIELAKNNKIDPLIGRSFELERMIQILSRRKKNNPILVGEAGVGKTAIVDGLALAIYEKKVPKSLEDAKIYSLDMASLLSGTKYRGEFEKKVKDIVDQLSKMPNAILFIDEIHTIVGAGAAGESHADMSNLLKPALSSGLLKCIGATTFLEYKNSFDKNKALSRRFAKIDVDEPSKEECLQILKGLKPKYEEFHHIKFQDEVLEASVEFAKKFFQDKFLPDSAIDLIDELGASFALSNHHKKTANLKDLEQTLARMTHSHRVFELDQGKLLKELEMKLKKRIFGQDEVIKDLCSTLKQSFAGLKNVHSPRGVFLFTGSSGVGKTELCKALAENLYLNLERFDMSEYAEKHAISKLIGAPAGYVGYEEGGLLSNAVRKNPFSVILFDEIEKAHPDLSNTFLQIFDNASLTDNSGLKADFKNTIIVMTSNLGLKEVNEMGFLGKSESKTDKAIKDFFAPEFINRIDKILHFNDLDDAILSKIVQKELDEIAKNLKNISIQADEKAKIYLAKKAYKKEFGVRLLKRVIADEIGAKLSDEILFGKLKKGGLVRLKLGKNDVIEFLF